AAAGACGGCATGGAAAAACAACTAAACACGCTGAGCAATCTCGGCCTGCTCGCCCGTTTTGTGGGCATGCTCACCGATAGCCGAAGTTTTTTGTCATTTCCGCGCCACGAGTATTTCCGTCGCATCTTGTGCAACCTTATTGGCCGTGATGTTGCCAATGGCGAGCTCCCCGCTGAATTAGACTGGCTCGGTGGCATCGTGGAGGACATCTGTTACCGAAACGCCAAACGGTATTTCAATCTTTGATTCATGCGAATACTTTGTTTCGGGGAAATTCTGCTGCGACTATCCCCACCCAACGCTTACCGTTTCGTGCAAGCTCGCCTATTCGATGCCGTCTATGGCGGCTCTGAAGCCAACGTGGCCGCATCTCTCGCCCAATGGGGCGAGCAGGTCTCCTTTCTGACCCGCGTGCCTGACAACGAATTGGGGCAGGCTGCGCTGGGCGCGCTAGCTCAACAAGGGGTGGACATCAGCCATTGCAAGCGCGGAGGTGAACGTCTGGGTATTTACTTCTTGGAACAGGGCATCGGGCGAAGAGCCTCGAAGGTGCTCTACGACCGTGCGCACAGTGGCATGGCAGACCTAAAGCCCGGAATGTTGGATTGGCAGAGCGCGTTGGAGCAAGCTGATTGGCTTCATTGGTCAGGCATCACACCCGCACTGTCGCAAGGTGCCGCCCAAACCTTGATGGAAGGACTTGAGTTAGCCAAGAAACTTGATGTGAAAGTTTCTTGCGACCTCAACTATCGGGCAAGCCTTTGGAAATATGGCGCATCGCCAGCCAGTGTGATGCCCGAGTTGGTAGGCTTTGCCGATGTGTTGCTCGGCGACCGAAAATCTTTTCTCACTTGCTTAGGCATCAATAGCACCAAAGAAACTTCACCCGATACATTGTTTGCAATGGTGGGAAAAACTTTCCCTCGCCTTCGTTTTATCGCCATGACACGGCGCGACGGCATCTCGGCCTCACACAACACTTATCAGGGCTTGCTCTACGATGGCCTTCAACTAAGAATGTCCCAATCGTACGATTTGCCCGATATGCTCGACCGCATCGGGAGCGGCGACGCCTTCATGGCAGGCCTTATACACGGGTTGCGAAAAATGAGCGACGACACACAGCAAATAGTCGAGTTTGCAACTGCCGCTGCCGCTTTCAAACACTATGTTGCGGGAGACTTCAACTTGTGCGACGAGGTGGAGGTGCGCGATTTGATGGCAGGCAATACCGGCGGGAAAGTAAATCGTTGAGCAACTTGCCATGCGAATACTCATTGCGCCCGATTCCTTCAAGGATGCCCTTCCCGCGACGGACGTTTGTCAGGCGCTCGCACGCGGTGTGCAGGCAGCGATGCCCCACGCGCATATCGTGTGCTGCCCATTGGCCGACGGCGGTGAAGGCACAGCCGAAGTGCTGACCGGGCACTTAAAGCTCACCACCGTCAAAATCCAGACCTGCGACCCGCTCCGCCGCCCTCTCACGGCCTCTTACCTGCTGGGTGCAGATGGACACACTGCTTTTGTCGAAATGGCCCGCACCGCTGGCCTGCAATTGTTGACCCCACAAGAGCGCAATCCGCTGCTGACAACCACTTTCGGCACAGGCATGCAAATGGCGGATGCGGCGCAGCGCGGCGTGCAAAAACTGGTGCTGGCCATCGGCGGTAGCGCCACCAACGATGCCGGAACAGGTATGGCCGCTGCCCTCGGCTGGCGTTTTTTGGACAAAAACGGCGTGTCGCTCGCACCCATCGGGGCCAACCTTTCTGCTATCGAACGAATCGTGTCGCCAGCTCAACCCTTCCCCGCCAGCATACAGGTCATTTGCGACGTGACCAATCCCCTGTTTGGCCCCAACGGGGCGGCACACACCTACGCCCGCCAAAAAGGTGCCAGCGACGACGCCATCGAGCAGTTGGATGCCGGGCTGCGCCACTTCGCAGCTGTGGCTGCTCAACATGGATACGACTTCGCACCCGACCTGCCCGGCAGCGGTGCCGCTGGTGGCATGGGCTACGGCACCCGTCTTTTTTTGGGTGCCGAACTCCGACCCGGTGCCGACACCGTGATGGACCTGCTTGATTTTGACCAAAAACTAGCCTGGGCCGATGCGGTACTCACAGGAGAAGGTGCGATTGATGGCCAAACAGCAAATGGCAAACTGATTCATCAGCTTTGCCGCCGAGCCAAACATCACGGCATCCCGGTGCTGGCTTTTTGCGGAAAATTGGAAGCAGACGCTGCACAGATAGCCAAAACCGGACTTCGCGCAGCTTTCGGCATCAACGATGATGCCGCGCCCGGCACGCCGCTCCACACACTGCTTCCCCGTACAGCGGAACAGCTGGAACGAACCGCACGCCGTGTCTTCGACGAAAAAAATTTAGTTCAAGATTTGCTGCGCCGTCACTAAGGGCGAAGAACCAACTTTTGCGTCTTTTTGCCAAAAACACTAACAACCCCCATGTTTCGCCGCTCTTTCTTCAAAAAAACTGCCACGCTCTTGGCCGGCACGCTGGCTGCGCCCGATATTATGCGGGCCGAATGGCTCATCTTTTCAGCAGAAAAAACACCCGCCCCGCTGATTGATTTTTGTCAAATACTGCCCAACCCCGTGGCGCCACGCCGCATCGAACTGCTCAAAAAAGAGGGTTGGGACGAAAACCGCGCTTGGTTTGTTCGCATAGTGACCGACGACGTGGCCTACACCATGCCCGCCAACAGCCGCATCCAATACCTGCGCGGCATCTTCAACGGTCTCGTCGCACCGTTTTTCATCGGGAAAGACCTGCGCAACATAGAGGCACTCGTGGAAGCTTGCTACCGCGACGAGCGCAACTACAAATACTGCGGCATGCCGCTTTGGAACTGCATCGGACATGTCGAAATCGCAGCGTTGGGCCTGCTCGGCACACTGGCAGGCAAACCAGTGGCCGAGCTCTACGGCACCTTGATTCGACGCGACGTGGAAACCTACTACACCACCTTTGACCGGAAAAGCGCCCCGGAAGAGTATGCCCAAAAAGCCCTTGAAAAAGCCCGCGAACTGGGCGTTCGGGCCATGAAAGTAAAAATCGGCGGACGCATGGCCCCCGACCCTGTGCCCGGCCGAACGGAGGCCATCATCCCGCTCTTCCGAAAAATAGCGGGCGACGATTTCACGCTCTATGCTGATGCCAACGGTTCTTACGAAAATCTGAAAGACATCCTCCGCATCGGCCGCCGCTTGCACGCCGAAGGGTATGAAATATGGGAAGAGCCCTGCCCCTTCCGCGAATACGAGCTGACCCGTCAAGCAACCAAACGCCTTAAAATCAGCATTGCCGGCGGCGAGCAGGACAGCGCCATGCCCATCTGGCGGCGCATGATTGCCGAGCGCATCGTTGATGTCGTGCAGCCCGACCTAATGTACACAGGTGGCTTTGCTCGCGCCTTGCGCGTGGCCCGCACAGCTGCCGAACACGGGTTGCAAATCGCGCCGCACAGCCCCCACGTCGGGCATTTGCACGCGCCGATGCTGCACTTGGCCGCCATCACGCCCAATATGCCGAGGTTTCAGGAGTGGCAGCCTAACGATTACCTGAAAAAAGTGTACGCCCCCAACCTTAGCGTCGAGCACGGTCGAATGCCCATCCCGCTGGGACCGGGATGGGGGGTCACATTGGACCCCGACTTTGTGAAACAGCTCACCGTGGTAGAGGGCTGGTGAGCCTTGGGGCATGCTACCGGATAT
This Saprospiraceae bacterium DNA region includes the following protein-coding sequences:
- a CDS encoding sugar kinase: MRILCFGEILLRLSPPNAYRFVQARLFDAVYGGSEANVAASLAQWGEQVSFLTRVPDNELGQAALGALAQQGVDISHCKRGGERLGIYFLEQGIGRRASKVLYDRAHSGMADLKPGMLDWQSALEQADWLHWSGITPALSQGAAQTLMEGLELAKKLDVKVSCDLNYRASLWKYGASPASVMPELVGFADVLLGDRKSFLTCLGINSTKETSPDTLFAMVGKTFPRLRFIAMTRRDGISASHNTYQGLLYDGLQLRMSQSYDLPDMLDRIGSGDAFMAGLIHGLRKMSDDTQQIVEFATAAAAFKHYVAGDFNLCDEVEVRDLMAGNTGGKVNR
- a CDS encoding glycerate kinase; the encoded protein is MRILIAPDSFKDALPATDVCQALARGVQAAMPHAHIVCCPLADGGEGTAEVLTGHLKLTTVKIQTCDPLRRPLTASYLLGADGHTAFVEMARTAGLQLLTPQERNPLLTTTFGTGMQMADAAQRGVQKLVLAIGGSATNDAGTGMAAALGWRFLDKNGVSLAPIGANLSAIERIVSPAQPFPASIQVICDVTNPLFGPNGAAHTYARQKGASDDAIEQLDAGLRHFAAVAAQHGYDFAPDLPGSGAAGGMGYGTRLFLGAELRPGADTVMDLLDFDQKLAWADAVLTGEGAIDGQTANGKLIHQLCRRAKHHGIPVLAFCGKLEADAAQIAKTGLRAAFGINDDAAPGTPLHTLLPRTAEQLERTARRVFDEKNLVQDLLRRH
- a CDS encoding mandelate racemase/muconate lactonizing enzyme family protein, with translation MFRRSFFKKTATLLAGTLAAPDIMRAEWLIFSAEKTPAPLIDFCQILPNPVAPRRIELLKKEGWDENRAWFVRIVTDDVAYTMPANSRIQYLRGIFNGLVAPFFIGKDLRNIEALVEACYRDERNYKYCGMPLWNCIGHVEIAALGLLGTLAGKPVAELYGTLIRRDVETYYTTFDRKSAPEEYAQKALEKARELGVRAMKVKIGGRMAPDPVPGRTEAIIPLFRKIAGDDFTLYADANGSYENLKDILRIGRRLHAEGYEIWEEPCPFREYELTRQATKRLKISIAGGEQDSAMPIWRRMIAERIVDVVQPDLMYTGGFARALRVARTAAEHGLQIAPHSPHVGHLHAPMLHLAAITPNMPRFQEWQPNDYLKKVYAPNLSVEHGRMPIPLGPGWGVTLDPDFVKQLTVVEGW